Part of the Carassius auratus strain Wakin chromosome 8, ASM336829v1, whole genome shotgun sequence genome is shown below.
gTTATACTGATCTTTTGCACTGATCTAATCTGACTTTACTTTgattctaaatttaaaaaaaattgttttaataagtaGCTGTGCCCAAACTTTCACCTGGTATTGTACATATATTCACATCCTTTGTCCTCTTACCAAGGTGGCAGCGCAGGCGTACATTGGTTGGCCCGTAATGCTCAGTGATCATGGCTCCAGGACTGAGCACAGAGAAGCAGGCGTTTCCAAACACATTATTCGCAATAAAGGTACGGAGCTGTCCGAGCACCCTCCAGGCACGTGGACAGCGCCTAGCGTTCAGCACCATCGGAGTACCCTGGTTCACCAGATAGAAGGTCCACCACTGGCCACGAGGTGTGCTGTTGGCCTTCCAGCCCAGTGGAAGCGAAGAGCCAGTCCGACTGGACGGCAGCCGGTACACGCTCTCAAATTCAGCCAGAAGTGCCAGAAAACTTCTCTCCAGGAGCTCCACGTCATGCTTCTGCGCCTCCCGTGAGAAGAAAGGAGCAGAGGAAAGGTCCGGCAGGAAGAAGACCTCAGGTTTTTGGATGGATGGGCGGTTGCAGAGCAGATATCGGCCTTGCTCACGTACACCTTTGTGCACACGGCCCATGCCAGCCCAGGTGTAGCGCTTGGCATACTCCTGCAGGCTATGGTAGAGCCGCTGGTTCAGGCCCTCACCAGGTTTGGCACAACGAAAGCACTCAGACGACTGACAGTAGGCAAAGCCGTTAAGTTCTTCCTCGCCGACTCCGCTTCCTCCAACCCTGCCGACCTGATGGAGTTTCAACGAGCCTCTGCGAGCCAAAAGGTCTGAGGCGAGAACTCCACCAGGAACCGCCCTGACACGTGGCTCGGGGCTGAAACCGCCACGGAGGGAAGGTGCGGAGTGTTCACATCCAACACGGTAGCAGTACCAGATAAACAGAAGGGCAAGACAAAGAGTAGTGCCTAGAGCACTGGACTCACATTCTCGCACCGACTGCATGCCACCTGCCACCCATTCCCTTATTCGCTCTAAAGACCACTCCATCCCAGCATACgaacatacatacacactctaTCCCAAATGCACACACTCAAACATACATGCAGATATGATTTAGAGATTCTTATTTGTTGGCTTGTGCATAGGAAGGCTTGATTTGGTGTTTAACTGAAGTGACACAGCCTTTGCCAGTCATCAAGGAGCTTTTTGTGCAGTCTAATTTGATCACGTGCCGATTGCTTTGGTTAATGCAAGCGCACATTTAATTTCCTTTTCAATGCATTTGGAAATGTTGACAGTGTGCCACCGTGAGATAATACAGCTGCTTCTTGCCTCCTGAACGAGACCAACAGGGACACGGTGCATCCGAGGgcacctgagagagagaaaaaagcagaTACAGAGACATGTCATTATAAAGTGCAGCAGAATATCACTATGTCGACATTGCCGTCGAGGCAAACTGCATCACACCTGCCTTGATGGCCCGGTTTGACCACATGATCATTGCTATATACCACCCACACACATTTGGCTTCTTCTCCCCCTCCTCACACTCACGCACAGACTTGAAGAGCAGCTTGATAGAGACCGCAGCACACACGGGTATGGCATTCGAAATTCAGTCTTTGCAACACCTCCACCCTGCACTTTTTAAAATCATGAGTCATGAGAGAATTCCAAGCAATTAAAGCATGCAGACAGTCATCACAAACCTGCACCAGGAGCCTAACTGCCTGACATAAAGACAAGAGAAAATTGTTGCATTACTGTTGCGTTAGGATACCTCAGATGGAATGCAATCCGACAGGCTAGagatgaaataataaaacaaacctaACATTTTAACGCAACATCTTAAGACAGCTGTCAACACAGGCAGATTGAGAGAGACAGCAGGGAATGCATACAAGAATACagcacaaagaaaaacaaacccCAGCCACCTAATGCAGCATTTAAATTATTCGATAAAGCATGCAAAGACTGTAACGAGTCAATGCGCAAATTGACGCTCATTCAGTTGCATATTTACCGAGAGCTTCGCGACACTTCTTGTCTGTCAGATTCGCAGCGGCTGTCCTTCCGCCCGGCGCTGCCAGTTATTCTGCCTCTACGCTTCCCTCTCAGACACCTCCCTGATGCTGTGTTTCATTGCAGTTTCTAGTCCTGCCCTTATGTCCGTAAAGCGCTGTCAGGCGACGTCCATAATGCCGAGGACAATCAGGCAGAAAACAACATGACAGACGCCCGACGTCTCATCAATGAATCTGGGAGTTTATATAACAAAGATGCATAACTGATTGACTGATTGGCtactaaaaccttaaaaaatgCTTCATTCTAATATTAATATCGATAGGCCTACTGCTATTTTTTAGCACattaacaaattataataatggtaataacaagaataattaatgttgttattttagtaaaatttgATATTAGCTATTAAAACTTACGTGCAGGTTGTAAACCGCATAAGGGGGTGTCACGGGCAGTAGTGGGGGTTGATGTCGAATCATCCCAGTGAATCGAATCGTTATCCGTTCACCAAAAAGATTCACTTATTGACAAATATAAAGTTAACATTTCAATAAAGGAGCGTGTACTACAATTACGAGCcattctataaggtgacatttcagcacttgacaaacggacagcgactcatAAGCAGCACATAAAGCACAGCTACGCGCGATtgctttaagtgcatttttttggAAACGTAAGTGAAACAATAAAGAATGATCGTAAAATGACTTGAAGAAAACGCACTTAAAAGCTaagggccgggtttcccgataacgattgatcttagagCTTTATTTCATAGCTGGTTTTCGTGCACTTCAGCACGccactgatatatttattttccccCAGTCTTCGAAGCATTTCCTACatacttcttttattttatttttattgttacttttttcggtcatttaatttgattgtgtatttctatttttctgCGCTTTATAATCatttcatttatgaattaataaaaaataataataaagaaaactactcaaacTGTACAATAAAGcataatcacattgcacttgaatcaagttaaaggtgtagtAGTCTGCCGACGGTCCTGCAAGTGACCGCGTAAATCTCTCTTCTTATGATGCACTTAgggcttaaaggtgctgtagggaacttttgtaaaaaaaaaatattttttacatatttattgaacctgtcattatgtcttgacagtagaatatgagacagataatctgtgaaaaaaaatcaagctcctctggctcctcccattgGTCctgttgccatttgcagaaattcatgcgctcccggtaaaaaacaaccaatcagagtaactttgtttgtgttctaaatgtagaaaaatgaacataatacgcgagtacaccatgaatccattttccaaaccgtgtttttagcttgtcctgaatcactagggtacacctataataagtgtttatattcagactattttagagtgcttcgggggtaccgcggtggagtaacccagtacctttgtgattcttcatagacataaacagagagaaagtagttccggctacgatgttcttccgcaagacgcaagcagttctgtttattaaacgcTAGAGCGTCAACTCAAGTGCTACCTAAGTTACGATGCTTTTTGGAAACAGACCGTATTAAGAGCACTCTTACGATCGTTTTTACGATTTTtggcttacgaagcttttgggaaacttaGCCAAGATCAATCGTGGAAACCCGGCCCTGGTAAAAATGCAGTTATGCAGGCGTATTGATTAAACCTGTTACTTTTCCAGAAAGATACAGTGACAGTGCAAAATACAAATGACTGACAATGCCAAATTTGAAACTTGCCTTCAGGTGATAAGAGAAATAAACAGCTTCCTGATGTGCTGTGCGTTTGTGTCCTTggctgtcttaaaaaaaaaaaaatcttaaaaagtgAAAAGTAACGTGACATTCagacaagtatggtgacccatactcagaattcgtgctctacatttaacccatccaaagtgcacacacacactgcagtgaacacacacccggagcagcgggcagccattcatgctgtggcgcccagggagcagttgggggctcAGTGCCcttggtgcccttgagcaagacaccgaacccccaactgctccccacaTGCCGCAGCATAACTGACTccctactgctccgggtgtgtgtgtgttcatggtgtgtgtgtgtgtgtgtgtgcgcactttggatgggttaaatgcagagcatgagttctgagtgtgggtcaccatacttgactttATGTCCTGTCACTTTCAAAGTATTAACCATTTGGTAGTCTGCTTAATGCACTCTTGAGAGTTTCATCCTTATCCATTTTCTGGGCTATTTCAGAAGTTATAGATTTCTTTGTAAATTCTAAACTAGCTGAAAAGGAGGAACCATTTTAAGGAGGCTGCAGTTGTTTAGATAGCTAGCTTGAAGCCAGTAGGGCTGTCGGTAAGAACAGATCCAGTCTTAGTCAAACAAGGTATCAAAAGGTTTATTGTACGTCCAAG
Proteins encoded:
- the LOC113107735 gene encoding aspartate beta-hydroxylase domain-containing protein 2-like, whose translation is MEWSLERIREWVAGGMQSVRECESSALGTTLCLALLFIWYCYRVGCEHSAPSLRGGFSPEPRVRAVPGGVLASDLLARRGSLKLHQVGRVGGSGVGEEELNGFAYCQSSECFRCAKPGEGLNQRLYHSLQEYAKRYTWAGMGRVHKGVREQGRYLLCNRPSIQKPEVFFLPDLSSAPFFSREAQKHDVELLERSFLALLAEFESVYRLPSSRTGSSLPLGWKANSTPRGQWWTFYLVNQGTPMVLNARRCPRAWRVLGQLRTFIANNVFGNACFSVLSPGAMITEHYGPTNVRLRCHLGLKVPSGCELVVGGEPQCWSEGSCLLFDDSFLHTAFHDGSPEDGPRVVFMVDLWHPNVAAAERQALDYIFTPGR